The stretch of DNA AAGGTGATCTCACAGCTATCTGGGAGTGCTACAGGATGCTTAGGCTCCTCAATAGCAGAGCGCGTATCCAGGATCTCAAAGATCCGTTGGGCACCGGCTAATCCCTGCTGAACCGTAGCATTAACTCGGGTTAGCTTCTTAAACGGTTCGTACATAAGAAAAACTGCGACTAGGAACGCGGTAAAGTCGCCAGAGGTTCTGGAACCTGTGATTACCGAATAACCTCCATAGAGCAGCACCCCCGATATCACGAAGCTCGCGAGCACCTCATTGATTGGGCCAGCAAGCGCGCGCACCCGTTCAGCACGGATGAATGTTTTGGTGAGCTCGCGGTTGCCGTTTTGAAATCGCCCCTGCTCAAACTCCTCTCGGCAGAAGATCTTAACTACCCGGTGCCCCTGCATACTCTCCTGAAAGAGCGCTGAAAGCTGACCGATAGCGTCCTGTCCCCGCTTGCTTAACTTACGCATGCGCTTTCCGATACGCGCGATAGGGAGTCCGGCGATAGGAAAGAAGATAACGGATACGAGCGATAGAACCGGATCAAGATAGATACAGGCACACAGGAGTGCCACAACACGGATAGAGTCCCTAATTATAGCGGCGGTCGAATCGGTCAGGAGCGATCTAATAAGAATAACGTCTGAGGTAACCCGCGAAAGAAGCTCGCCGGTTGAGTGCCGCACAAAGAAATCTGGCGATAGTGAGAGCACGTGTCGATTAACATCGTTTCTCATATCCTCAGTAACACGGTGACCTACGGAGGCCATAAGGAACTGCTGCCAGAAGTCGCAGAACGCTCTAATAACGGCAAAGCCGATAATTGAGGCCGGAAGCAACCACAGTAGATCCTTTTTCTCCTGTGTAAAGACCCCATCTAGGAGATACTTGATCAGAAATGGAACAAAGCCATCCGTCGCTCCAAAGGCAACCATACAGACAAGCGCAAGGGTAAAGCCTTTTTTGTGCGGTCGTAAATAGCGAAGTATCCGTCTATACATCTTTGCCTTTACAGCTCTGCCATATTAAATACCATCTGCGCGACCCGCTCGG from Pseudomonadota bacterium encodes:
- a CDS encoding ABC transporter transmembrane domain-containing protein; the encoded protein is MYRRILRYLRPHKKGFTLALVCMVAFGATDGFVPFLIKYLLDGVFTQEKKDLLWLLPASIIGFAVIRAFCDFWQQFLMASVGHRVTEDMRNDVNRHVLSLSPDFFVRHSTGELLSRVTSDVILIRSLLTDSTAAIIRDSIRVVALLCACIYLDPVLSLVSVIFFPIAGLPIARIGKRMRKLSKRGQDAIGQLSALFQESMQGHRVVKIFCREEFEQGRFQNGNRELTKTFIRAERVRALAGPINEVLASFVISGVLLYGGYSVITGSRTSGDFTAFLVAVFLMYEPFKKLTRVNATVQQGLAGAQRIFEILDTRSAIEEPKHPVALPDSCEITFHNVTFKYPTRATGDERSSALKNISLSIPQGKKVALVGFSGSGKSTLVDLIPRFIDPTEGVVTFGGIDCRELGLAQLRSKLAIVGQHTFLFNDTVYNNIAYGNPEALEAQVMAAAQAAFATDFIQKLPDGFQTLVGEGGMTLSGGERQRLAIARAILKNAPVLILDEATASLDNRAEREVQLAIEKLEQGRTSVIIAHRLSTIRDADLIVVMSAGRIVESGTHEELLQQGAEYSRLHALQFRDEEPAAGSLRSVQ